In Halogeometricum borinquense DSM 11551, a single genomic region encodes these proteins:
- a CDS encoding histidine kinase N-terminal 7TM domain-containing protein: MPPTGGVVISLIPMLFVSVAVGTAAAILAWRQRPEPGATPLVALLLGQSWWSACLIFRLRAPTVSSKLLWADLAWVGVVTIPVAWLLFSLEYTGHDEYIHLRSVIALSAVPLVTILLVVTAQYHNLLYVRPGGVGPDGVMIVHHGGVWYRVITGYTYLLGGTGMLAVLELLTSDAATFRSQGVALLVGLLAPWLTNALFLTDFFMPTGIDPTPISFSISGVAYLSAISRYRLFGTNPAPKVRARQLIFDRMQAGAIVVDTNDHIVDTNDSCEDIFGMDEQDILGAPADEIVPGYDRLPCEGALSGHLTINDETGEHPYDVTVTPISNVRGKSIGRVITFHDISRHLRQQQRLEVLNRILRHNIRTETNIIHGYVDRFADDEDAQTVKRRALRIEEMGRKGREAIQLFNGGREGHDSRPLSALLQQCLDSARREHPEVTFEYDPLGDDVTVAWSLRTVLSNVVENAVEHNTSDDPHVWVRVREADQRVHISVVDNGPGIDTYELNVLEDGSETALKHGSGLGLWIAKWGTEIAGGNISFSENNPTGSVVTVDVPILSRDGDRD, from the coding sequence GTGCCACCCACTGGTGGCGTTGTGATCTCTCTCATTCCGATGCTGTTCGTCTCCGTGGCCGTCGGTACAGCGGCCGCTATACTTGCTTGGCGACAGCGACCGGAACCGGGGGCGACCCCGCTTGTCGCGTTACTCCTCGGACAGAGCTGGTGGTCTGCCTGTCTCATCTTCCGACTGCGGGCACCAACGGTGAGTTCGAAACTCCTCTGGGCAGACCTCGCGTGGGTTGGTGTCGTCACGATTCCTGTCGCGTGGCTCTTGTTTTCGTTAGAGTACACCGGACACGACGAGTATATCCATTTGCGGTCTGTGATTGCTCTCTCGGCCGTCCCGCTAGTCACGATTCTACTTGTCGTGACTGCACAGTATCACAATCTGCTGTACGTTCGACCAGGTGGCGTTGGTCCGGATGGTGTCATGATCGTTCACCACGGCGGGGTCTGGTACCGTGTGATCACTGGGTATACCTATCTCCTCGGTGGAACGGGGATGCTCGCCGTTCTTGAACTGCTTACGAGTGATGCGGCGACGTTTCGTAGTCAGGGCGTGGCGCTCCTTGTGGGGCTGTTAGCTCCGTGGCTCACGAACGCGCTTTTTCTCACTGATTTTTTCATGCCTACCGGCATCGATCCGACGCCGATTTCGTTTTCGATCTCCGGCGTCGCGTATCTGAGTGCGATCAGTCGGTACCGACTCTTCGGAACGAACCCGGCACCGAAAGTACGCGCCCGGCAGTTGATATTCGACCGGATGCAGGCAGGAGCGATTGTCGTGGATACGAACGACCACATCGTCGATACAAACGACAGTTGCGAGGATATCTTCGGGATGGACGAGCAGGATATTCTCGGAGCGCCCGCCGACGAAATCGTTCCCGGGTACGACCGTCTCCCCTGTGAAGGGGCACTCTCCGGCCATCTCACAATCAATGACGAAACGGGAGAACACCCGTACGACGTGACGGTAACTCCGATTAGCAACGTCCGGGGGAAATCTATCGGTCGGGTCATCACGTTCCACGACATCAGTCGGCACCTCCGTCAGCAGCAGCGATTGGAAGTGCTGAATCGAATTCTCCGACACAACATCCGCACCGAGACGAACATCATACACGGCTACGTTGACCGGTTTGCGGACGACGAGGACGCACAAACCGTCAAACGACGGGCGTTACGAATCGAGGAGATGGGAAGAAAAGGTCGAGAGGCCATCCAGTTGTTCAACGGTGGACGAGAGGGACACGATTCGCGGCCGCTTAGCGCACTCTTGCAACAGTGTCTCGACTCTGCACGTCGAGAGCATCCGGAAGTCACTTTCGAGTATGACCCGCTCGGCGACGACGTTACTGTTGCTTGGTCGCTCAGAACCGTTCTCTCGAACGTTGTCGAAAACGCGGTTGAGCACAACACCAGCGACGACCCACACGTCTGGGTTCGGGTCCGAGAGGCGGACCAGCGAGTTCATATCAGTGTCGTAGACAACGGGCCGGGGATCGACACGTACGAACTGAACGTGCTGGAGGACGGTAGCGAAACCGCGTTGAAACACGGGAGCGGACTGGGTCTCTGGATAGCTAAGTGGGGAACAGAGATTGCTGGTGGCAATATCTCCTTTAGCGAAAACAACCCAACCGGTTCTGTCGTCACCGTTGACGTTCCAATTCTCTCGCGTGACGGCGACAGAGACTGA
- a CDS encoding DUF4350 domain-containing protein has protein sequence MKASDILSVVVTFALAVLLVVGATAGAGVVLGDGQSPTTAQPSAPAYKTGALLPNPVSEDGAITSPEAETKNTVVVDMSHGNDVSRADMQPLVDALVSSGHEVRFFSGGSSGYGLASSSGSSPLNKTLRNADAFIVANPASSYNNKEVNGIEAFADAGGRVLILADTATQASSSSPSIIPGISSGGSISATGQPTNVAGRFGITFGSGYLYDMTDNANNFQYIYGSAAGDNAVSTGANQTVFRKAVPVVTGGEATPVLTSEDVRLSSTRKGGNYAVAVRDGSVLAVGDTWFLSPEAATLADNEQLVSNVASFLVTGDKEPGAPKKASPSTPSFGGSSPVSSSGTGSTNASA, from the coding sequence ATGAAAGCCAGTGATATTCTCAGTGTCGTCGTCACATTCGCTCTCGCAGTACTGCTTGTCGTCGGCGCAACCGCCGGTGCTGGTGTCGTCCTCGGCGACGGTCAATCACCGACGACGGCACAGCCCAGTGCGCCCGCGTACAAGACTGGAGCGCTGCTTCCCAACCCGGTCTCCGAAGACGGAGCGATCACCAGCCCCGAAGCGGAGACGAAAAACACCGTCGTCGTCGATATGAGTCACGGCAACGACGTGAGCAGAGCTGATATGCAACCGCTCGTGGACGCACTCGTCAGTTCCGGTCACGAGGTTCGGTTCTTCTCGGGAGGGTCGTCCGGGTACGGCCTCGCCAGTAGCTCCGGATCCTCACCGCTAAACAAGACGCTCCGCAACGCGGATGCGTTCATTGTCGCCAATCCGGCGTCCTCGTACAACAACAAGGAAGTCAACGGTATCGAAGCGTTCGCGGATGCGGGAGGCCGCGTCCTCATCCTCGCTGATACGGCGACCCAAGCGTCGTCGTCCTCTCCGTCGATTATTCCCGGCATCTCGTCTGGCGGGTCCATCTCAGCAACCGGTCAGCCGACGAACGTGGCCGGTCGGTTCGGAATCACGTTCGGGTCCGGATACCTCTACGACATGACGGACAACGCGAACAACTTCCAGTACATCTATGGCTCCGCGGCCGGTGACAACGCTGTCTCCACCGGAGCCAATCAGACGGTGTTCCGCAAGGCAGTCCCCGTCGTGACGGGCGGCGAGGCGACTCCGGTATTGACGAGCGAAGACGTACGACTGTCCTCGACGCGCAAGGGCGGCAATTACGCTGTCGCAGTCCGTGACGGTAGCGTCCTCGCCGTCGGCGACACGTGGTTCCTCTCTCCGGAAGCCGCGACGCTAGCGGATAACGAACAGCTCGTCAGTAACGTCGCGTCGTTCCTTGTCACCGGCGACAAGGAACCCGGCGCACCGAAGAAAGCATCGCCCTCAACGCCGTCGTTCGGCGGTAGCTCACCCGTTTCGTCGTCCGGAACTGGGTCTACGAACGCGAGCGCATAA
- a CDS encoding UbiA family prenyltransferase — protein MSAYADDESLSSTLFRSALTTARQATDALVYSSIYLVFIAMVEVATAMFALSLPPSPAPFVVGLVTFSVYVGDRIADRDSDEMTTPEQSAFVGRHASILSVLTAVSYGLAVAIAITGGPLALAITLLPGAFWVLYASDWLPSVGGQFKRLKDILVVNSAIVAGAWAIAVVLLPVAFADAALTPTTAVVFIYFFVDTFVNTEIPNVRDRKGDAEIGVSTLPVVFGVRRTRQILYALDLCLIGFLVTAFLAGLLSIALTVGILVGLGYALILAAFIGRTERYGRLSIAGEAKHLVVVAIVLCLTAAGI, from the coding sequence ATGTCCGCATACGCGGACGACGAATCGTTGTCCAGCACGCTTTTTCGGTCTGCACTGACCACTGCTCGGCAGGCAACGGACGCATTGGTGTATAGTTCGATATATCTCGTCTTCATCGCAATGGTTGAGGTTGCAACCGCGATGTTCGCGCTGTCGCTCCCCCCGAGTCCCGCACCGTTCGTCGTCGGACTCGTCACCTTCTCCGTTTACGTCGGGGACCGGATTGCTGACCGAGATTCAGACGAGATGACGACTCCCGAGCAATCCGCTTTTGTGGGACGGCACGCGTCTATCCTCTCCGTCCTCACGGCAGTATCGTACGGGTTAGCGGTTGCTATCGCCATCACGGGTGGACCGTTGGCACTCGCAATCACTCTTCTCCCTGGAGCATTCTGGGTGCTCTACGCCTCTGATTGGCTTCCGTCGGTCGGGGGACAGTTTAAACGGCTGAAGGATATTCTCGTCGTTAACTCCGCCATCGTCGCTGGCGCGTGGGCGATTGCGGTCGTCCTTCTCCCCGTTGCCTTCGCGGACGCGGCGCTCACCCCGACGACCGCCGTCGTGTTTATTTACTTCTTTGTCGATACGTTTGTCAATACTGAGATCCCAAACGTCCGCGACAGGAAAGGAGACGCAGAAATCGGTGTCTCGACGTTGCCAGTCGTTTTCGGTGTTAGGCGGACGCGACAGATACTGTACGCTCTTGACCTCTGTCTTATCGGATTCCTTGTCACCGCATTCCTCGCCGGGTTACTCTCTATCGCGCTCACAGTGGGCATCCTCGTTGGACTCGGCTATGCGCTCATCTTGGCTGCTTTCATCGGCAGAACGGAGCGATATGGCCGACTTTCTATCGCCGGTGAGGCTAAGCACCTCGTCGTTGTCGCTATCGTTCTCTGTCTGACTGCTGCCGGAATCTAA
- a CDS encoding S49 family peptidase produces the protein MSRKSFSNFGRVLLVVGVIGLLVGAAVAPNVWERATGPDGTVAVVEMHGTITGDSATEVIDNLREARQNDSIRAVVLDINSPGGAASASEQLYLAVKRTQQEMPVVVSVTGMAASGGYYMTAPADEVYVTPASTVGSVGVRAVVPGSQAPSGEILTGPDKGSTSTNAEVRRRVEALRRAFVGSVMEERSESLKLTEEELSYAKVYSGARGVKLGLADSIGGIDTAIQGAADRAGLSDYAIVRMESPKQNPLSQLGFSANGQAASAAAANTQTTFDYQGVDTVQYLMLHGSIGAPSQEVKANESQ, from the coding sequence ATGAGTCGGAAGTCGTTCTCGAACTTCGGCCGAGTACTCCTCGTCGTCGGTGTCATCGGTCTCCTCGTCGGTGCGGCCGTCGCCCCAAACGTCTGGGAGCGAGCGACCGGACCTGACGGCACAGTTGCCGTCGTCGAGATGCACGGTACCATCACCGGTGACAGTGCGACAGAAGTAATCGACAATCTTCGAGAAGCACGACAGAACGATTCCATCAGGGCAGTCGTCCTCGACATCAACAGTCCCGGTGGTGCCGCCTCGGCGAGTGAGCAACTCTACCTCGCAGTCAAGCGCACCCAACAGGAGATGCCAGTCGTGGTCAGTGTGACCGGAATGGCTGCCTCCGGTGGCTACTACATGACCGCACCGGCAGACGAAGTCTACGTGACGCCTGCAAGTACTGTCGGGAGCGTCGGCGTCCGTGCCGTCGTTCCGGGCAGTCAGGCCCCTTCGGGTGAAATCCTCACGGGTCCCGACAAAGGTTCAACGTCAACGAACGCTGAAGTCCGACGCCGCGTCGAAGCACTTCGCCGCGCGTTCGTCGGATCCGTGATGGAAGAACGCAGTGAATCGCTCAAACTTACCGAAGAAGAGCTCTCCTACGCGAAAGTGTACTCGGGCGCTCGCGGGGTCAAACTGGGCCTCGCTGACTCCATCGGCGGCATCGATACGGCCATTCAGGGCGCTGCCGACCGTGCCGGACTCTCGGACTACGCAATCGTTCGCATGGAGTCACCGAAGCAGAACCCGCTCAGTCAACTCGGGTTCAGTGCCAACGGACAGGCCGCGTCTGCCGCAGCGGCAAACACGCAAACCACGTTCGACTACCAAGGCGTGGACACGGTGCAGTATCTAATGCTCCACGGGTCGATTGGAGCCCCTTCACAGGAGGTGAAAGCCAATGAAAGCCAGTGA